One part of the Anaerolineales bacterium genome encodes these proteins:
- a CDS encoding peptidylprolyl isomerase: protein MQKPILSFALVLLLAACGGRGPSTPQATLQMPEAATATPPQFAAQVNGEGITAESFNANMRMFQEAQSQTGTLLATTDARQTVIDSLVDRLLLAQAARNAGFVADEALLDERLASVIEQAGGQATFDSWLAKYGLSQASYREELRLELEAAHMVAEISAGVPATAEQVQARQVLLPDQFSAERLLAQLQDGASFESVVQNNDPRRLGTLGWFPRGYLLQPEVEDAAFALQPGEYSGVVESSLGFHLIEVLGRETERPLSPQARLVLQTQAVQDWLSQQRSGSTIEIRLP from the coding sequence ATGCAAAAACCCATTCTCTCTTTTGCTCTCGTGCTGCTGCTGGCGGCATGCGGCGGACGCGGGCCCAGCACGCCACAAGCCACCCTGCAAATGCCAGAGGCGGCCACCGCCACGCCGCCGCAGTTCGCTGCGCAGGTGAACGGCGAAGGCATTACCGCTGAAAGCTTTAATGCCAATATGCGAATGTTTCAGGAGGCGCAAAGCCAAACTGGCACACTTCTGGCAACAACGGATGCACGCCAAACCGTCATCGATAGCCTGGTGGACCGCCTGCTGCTGGCCCAGGCTGCCCGCAATGCCGGCTTTGTGGCCGACGAGGCCCTGCTGGACGAGCGACTGGCCAGCGTGATCGAGCAGGCTGGCGGCCAGGCCACCTTTGACAGCTGGCTGGCGAAATACGGCCTGAGCCAGGCTAGCTACCGTGAGGAGTTGCGCCTGGAACTGGAAGCGGCGCACATGGTGGCGGAGATCAGTGCGGGCGTGCCAGCCACGGCCGAGCAAGTGCAGGCCCGCCAGGTGCTGCTGCCAGACCAGTTCTCAGCGGAGCGCTTGTTGGCGCAGCTGCAAGACGGCGCCAGTTTTGAAAGCGTGGTGCAGAACAATGACCCACGGCGCCTGGGCACGCTAGGCTGGTTCCCGCGTGGCTACCTGCTGCAGCCCGAAGTGGAAGATGCCGCCTTTGCACTGCAACCGGGTGAGTACAGTGGCGTGGTGGAGAGCAGCCTGGGCTTTCACCTGATCGAGGTGCTGGGGCGCGAGACCGAGCGCCCGCTGAGCCCACAAGCCCGCCTGGTGCTGCAAACCCAGGCGGTGCAAGACTGGCTAAGCCAGCAACGCTCAGGTTCGACAATCGAAATTCGATTGCCGTAA
- a CDS encoding 1-acyl-sn-glycerol-3-phosphate acyltransferase: MNYDQLLRFVDFALKHLCDVTLKGVEKLPRTGAAIVAINHLGFLDPALGLVCIRRADMTGWVADKHKKNPLYSFFIKVADGIWLDRENVDMNALRKALQALKEGRLFGLAPEGTRSPTHAMLKAKEGASYLAISSGAPIYPMAITGTEDSAGDWLRLRKPVLTATIGDPFTLPPFTPGNRQAELERGTDEIMCRIAVMLPEKYRGYYADHPRLKELLAEQAAVAAPA, from the coding sequence ATGAATTACGACCAGTTGCTGCGCTTTGTAGACTTTGCTCTCAAGCATCTTTGCGATGTCACCCTCAAGGGTGTTGAGAAGCTTCCTCGCACCGGTGCTGCCATTGTCGCCATTAACCACCTTGGCTTCCTTGACCCAGCCCTCGGGCTGGTGTGTATTCGCCGCGCGGATATGACCGGCTGGGTGGCAGATAAGCATAAAAAGAACCCGCTGTACTCCTTCTTCATCAAAGTGGCAGACGGCATCTGGCTGGACCGCGAAAATGTCGACATGAACGCCTTGCGCAAAGCCCTGCAGGCCCTCAAAGAGGGCCGCCTGTTCGGCTTGGCACCCGAGGGCACCCGCAGCCCAACTCACGCCATGCTCAAAGCCAAGGAGGGTGCGTCCTACTTGGCTATATCCAGCGGCGCGCCCATTTACCCTATGGCCATCACCGGCACGGAGGATTCCGCGGGCGACTGGCTGCGCCTGCGCAAGCCGGTCCTGACCGCCACCATTGGGGACCCATTCACCTTGCCGCCGTTCACGCCTGGCAACCGCCAAGCCGAATTGGAGCGCGGCACGGATGAGATCATGTGCCGTATTGCCGTGATGCTGCCCGAGAAATATCGCGGTTACTACGCCGACCATCCCCGCTTGAAGGAATTGCTGGCCGAGCAGGCCGCCGTGGCCGCTCCAGCTTGA
- the pheS gene encoding phenylalanine--tRNA ligase subunit alpha — protein MENLQNIREQALAALNAVQDEAALEQWKVAQLGRNAAITQAMKSLGQLSAEERPLAGKQANEVKLALEAAFEEKRAALQGARLRESLSSEKLDVTLPGRALALGRLHPITQTLRRINAIFAQMGFQVYRSRDVETDEYNFLLLNFPPNHPAREMQDSFYVEGGDPENPTLLRTHTSAGQIHAMREYAAKDPGNPPPIRIVLPGMCYRFEQVSSRSEVQFTQVEGLAVGENITFGDLKGTLTDFAQRFFNANVRTRFRASHFPFTEPSAEMDVECFVCSGKGCSVCKHSGWLEILGSGMVHPNVLRNGGYDPEKYSGFAFGMGPERLTMLRYRIEDIRYFWRNDMRFLEQF, from the coding sequence ATGGAGAATTTGCAGAACATACGTGAGCAGGCACTGGCCGCGCTCAACGCCGTGCAGGATGAGGCTGCGCTGGAACAATGGAAGGTGGCCCAGCTGGGCCGCAACGCGGCTATAACCCAGGCAATGAAGAGCCTGGGCCAGCTCAGCGCTGAAGAACGCCCACTGGCCGGCAAGCAGGCCAACGAGGTCAAGCTGGCGCTGGAAGCTGCCTTTGAAGAGAAGCGCGCCGCGCTGCAAGGTGCGCGCCTGCGCGAGTCGCTCAGCAGCGAGAAGCTGGATGTGACCCTGCCCGGCCGCGCTCTGGCGCTTGGCCGCCTGCACCCCATCACGCAGACCCTGCGCCGTATCAACGCCATCTTTGCTCAAATGGGCTTTCAGGTCTATCGCTCGCGGGATGTTGAGACGGATGAATACAACTTCCTGTTGCTCAACTTCCCTCCCAATCATCCGGCGCGCGAGATGCAGGATTCGTTTTACGTAGAAGGCGGCGACCCGGAGAACCCGACCCTGTTGCGCACTCACACCTCGGCCGGCCAGATCCATGCCATGCGTGAATACGCCGCCAAGGATCCGGGTAACCCGCCGCCCATCCGCATTGTGCTGCCGGGCATGTGCTACCGCTTTGAGCAGGTCTCCTCACGCTCTGAAGTGCAGTTCACCCAGGTCGAAGGCCTCGCTGTTGGAGAGAACATCACCTTCGGCGACCTCAAGGGAACGCTCACTGATTTTGCCCAGCGCTTCTTCAACGCCAATGTGCGCACACGCTTCCGTGCCTCGCATTTTCCCTTCACCGAGCCCAGTGCTGAGATGGATGTGGAATGCTTCGTGTGCAGCGGCAAGGGCTGCTCGGTGTGCAAGCACAGTGGCTGGCTGGAGATCCTTGGCAGCGGCATGGTGCACCCCAATGTGCTGCGCAACGGCGGCTATGACCCGGAGAAATATTCCGGCTTTGCCTTCGGTATGGGCCCAGAGCGCCTGACCATGTTGCGCTACCGCATCGAGGATATTCGCTATTTCTGGCGCAACGATATGCGCTTCTTGGAGCAGTTCTAA
- the pheT gene encoding phenylalanine--tRNA ligase subunit beta: MKTPLSWLKEFVDLDGINLEELAHTLTVAGLEVEEIHYIGLPMPSGLQQTKVSGLSWDSEKLVVAEIREVGPHPNADRLVLCRLFDGQQEHTVLTGAPNLFEYRDKGELKPPLKVAYAKEGAEIYDGHQEGMHKTVLKRTKIRGVDSYSMVCSAKELGISEEHEGIIFLPEDTQAGTPLADVLGDAVLTIAITPNIARDANVYGVAREIAALTGRKLKSMPTAVKAAGPSIKGKVKIDIQDKELNPRFVLGLIKDVEIGPSPAWVQQRLRLAGMRPINNIVDATNYAMLELGEPLHAFDYDVLVQRAKGKTPTIITRPAKQGETLTTLDGVEHKLDDFTVLVCDTAGSLSIGGVMGGLESEVTENTRNVLLEGASWNFINVRKTLVAQRMSSEAAYRFSRGVHPAMAPRGVSRGLELMRQWAGGVVNEGLVDKYPKPAKDVQVEISSADAQRWLGVALTNKQIGDILKKLGFTVAAHGKSLLVTVPDHRMDIETGVVGKADLMEEVARIYGYDNIPATRIADPLPPQHGNPKLELEERVKDALARMGIQEVMTYRLTAPEIEARRLPPGTPPDDKPYVKLANVISQERTVLRKSLLSSVLEIAERNARMRQRIALFEVGPVFHASEETLPDELQRLVVVLGGQQQPAGWQTADSAAYDFYAAKGVVAELLSGLGLHGLKYETGAHPSFHPGKCARVLAGERQLAVFGELHPQVHSQYDLGTHTLQAITLNLDVLGELVPERFDSRPVPQYPPVIEDLALVVDESLPAGQVEAMIAQTGGNLLADVALFDVYRGENIGAGKKSLAYQLTYQHPERTLTDDEVAKLRERIVRRITQELGAQLRA, translated from the coding sequence ATGAAAACGCCTCTTTCCTGGCTCAAAGAGTTTGTTGACCTTGACGGCATCAATCTTGAGGAGCTCGCTCACACCTTGACCGTGGCCGGCCTTGAGGTCGAAGAGATTCACTACATCGGCCTGCCCATGCCATCTGGTCTGCAGCAAACCAAGGTCAGCGGGCTCTCTTGGGATTCCGAGAAGTTGGTCGTGGCCGAAATTCGTGAAGTTGGTCCGCACCCCAATGCTGACCGTCTAGTGCTGTGCCGTCTGTTTGATGGCCAGCAAGAGCACACCGTCCTCACCGGCGCACCGAATCTATTCGAGTACCGCGACAAAGGCGAACTCAAGCCGCCCTTGAAAGTGGCCTATGCCAAAGAAGGCGCCGAGATCTATGACGGCCACCAGGAAGGCATGCACAAGACGGTGCTCAAGCGTACCAAGATCCGCGGGGTGGATTCGTACTCGATGGTCTGCTCTGCCAAGGAGCTTGGCATTTCTGAGGAGCACGAAGGCATCATCTTTTTGCCCGAGGACACGCAGGCCGGTACCCCACTGGCTGATGTGCTCGGTGATGCCGTGCTCACCATCGCCATTACGCCCAATATCGCCCGTGACGCCAATGTGTACGGCGTGGCGCGTGAGATCGCAGCCCTCACCGGCCGCAAGCTCAAGTCCATGCCTACCGCTGTCAAGGCGGCTGGCCCCAGCATCAAAGGCAAGGTCAAGATCGATATCCAGGACAAAGAGCTCAACCCGCGCTTTGTGCTTGGGCTCATCAAAGATGTGGAGATCGGCCCCAGCCCGGCCTGGGTGCAGCAACGCCTGCGCCTGGCGGGTATGCGCCCGATCAACAACATCGTTGACGCCACCAACTACGCCATGCTGGAGCTTGGCGAGCCGCTGCACGCCTTCGATTACGACGTGCTGGTGCAGCGTGCCAAAGGCAAAACGCCGACCATCATCACTCGCCCGGCCAAGCAGGGCGAAACCCTCACCACCTTGGATGGCGTGGAACACAAGCTGGATGATTTCACCGTGCTGGTTTGCGACACCGCCGGCTCGCTTTCCATCGGCGGGGTCATGGGCGGCCTCGAGTCCGAAGTCACTGAGAATACGCGCAATGTACTGCTCGAAGGCGCGTCGTGGAACTTTATCAATGTCCGCAAAACGCTGGTGGCCCAGCGCATGTCCTCCGAGGCGGCCTATCGCTTCTCGCGCGGCGTGCACCCTGCCATGGCGCCGCGCGGCGTCAGCCGCGGCCTGGAGCTGATGCGCCAGTGGGCGGGCGGCGTAGTGAACGAAGGCCTGGTAGACAAGTACCCCAAGCCTGCCAAGGATGTTCAGGTCGAGATCAGCTCGGCTGACGCGCAGCGCTGGCTCGGCGTGGCCCTCACCAACAAGCAGATCGGCGACATCCTCAAGAAACTCGGCTTCACGGTTGCCGCGCACGGCAAAAGCCTGCTGGTCACCGTGCCCGACCACCGAATGGATATTGAAACCGGCGTGGTCGGCAAGGCTGACCTGATGGAAGAGGTCGCCCGCATCTACGGCTACGACAACATCCCCGCCACCCGCATTGCCGACCCGTTGCCCCCGCAGCATGGCAACCCCAAGCTTGAACTTGAAGAACGCGTGAAGGATGCCCTGGCGCGCATGGGCATTCAGGAGGTCATGACCTATCGCCTTACCGCGCCAGAAATTGAAGCGCGCCGCCTGCCGCCTGGCACCCCGCCGGACGACAAGCCGTACGTCAAGCTGGCCAACGTCATCTCGCAGGAGCGCACGGTGCTGCGCAAGAGCCTGCTCTCTTCTGTGCTGGAAATTGCTGAGCGCAATGCTCGCATGCGCCAGCGCATCGCCCTTTTCGAGGTTGGCCCCGTCTTCCACGCCTCAGAGGAGACTCTGCCGGACGAGCTCCAGCGCCTCGTGGTGGTGCTCGGCGGCCAGCAGCAGCCAGCCGGCTGGCAGACTGCCGATAGCGCCGCCTATGACTTCTATGCCGCCAAAGGCGTGGTGGCTGAGCTTCTGTCCGGCCTCGGCCTGCATGGCCTGAAGTACGAGACCGGCGCGCACCCCAGTTTCCACCCCGGTAAATGCGCCCGCGTCCTGGCCGGCGAGCGCCAGCTGGCCGTCTTCGGCGAGCTACATCCGCAGGTCCACAGCCAGTACGACCTGGGCACCCACACCTTGCAGGCCATCACACTCAACCTGGATGTGCTGGGCGAACTGGTGCCCGAGCGCTTCGACTCGCGCCCGGTGCCGCAATACCCGCCGGTGATCGAGGACCTGGCGCTGGTGGTGGACGAAAGCCTGCCTGCCGGGCAGGTCGAGGCCATGATCGCCCAGACCGGCGGCAACCTACTTGCCGATGTAGCCCTCTTTGATGTCTATCGCGGCGAGAACATCGGCGCGGGCAAAAAGAGCCTGGCCTACCAGCTCACCTATCAGCACCCCGAGCGCACGCTAACGGACGACGAAGTCGCCAAGCTGCGCGAGCGCATTGTTCGCCGTATTACCCAGGAACTGGGCGCACAACTGCGTGCTTAG
- a CDS encoding bifunctional homocysteine S-methyltransferase/methylenetetrahydrofolate reductase, whose protein sequence is MSDFLKALGGPTPLLADGAMGTVLHERGVAFARSFDELNLVDPELVTSIHAEYIAAGAEIVMTNTFGANRYRLTEHGLEEQVAEINQRGVELARKAAEGAGRPVWVAGDIGPLGVRLAPFGRVQPEEARAAFEEQIHGLLLGKPDLLIIETMTDLYEVREAVQAAKALTELPVLASMTFTRDDRTLLGDTPSKVAMKMHEAGSDIIGINCSGGPAQLLRILKQMQEAVPGAKFSVMPNAGWPEQAAGRILYPAGPEYFGQYAQAFARAGASIVGGCCGSTPAHIKAMRAALDDPQSVEPVENGQLRIIERTEKVTGTDKGSELAEKFARGRFVVAVEMDPPRGLSTSKLRRGAELLEDAGADVINVADSPMARMRMSPWAVCDVIQREVQIDTTLHFPTRGRNLLRVQGDLLAAHVLGIRNVFVVMGDPTAIGDYPDAMDNYDLAPTGLIKLIKQGFNSGVDHAGAEIGQPTSFFVGAALNLAPPDPEREIKLLKRKLANGADFFLTQPVYEPAKAREFLQRLADSGQPLQKPVLVGVLPLFSVRHSTFLNNEVPGISIPEEIHSRIEGAGNKEKTAAEGIKIAAEIIEEIRSWGQGVYLMPPFSRYDLAAELIDKIRASDH, encoded by the coding sequence ATGTCAGATTTTCTGAAAGCACTTGGTGGGCCTACCCCCCTCCTGGCAGACGGCGCCATGGGTACCGTGCTGCATGAACGCGGCGTAGCGTTTGCGCGCAGCTTCGATGAGCTCAACTTGGTAGACCCGGAACTGGTCACCAGTATTCATGCTGAATACATTGCCGCCGGCGCAGAGATCGTGATGACCAACACCTTTGGCGCCAACCGCTACCGCCTGACCGAGCATGGCCTGGAAGAGCAAGTAGCCGAGATCAACCAGCGCGGCGTGGAGCTGGCGCGCAAAGCGGCCGAGGGCGCCGGGCGCCCGGTGTGGGTGGCCGGCGACATTGGCCCGCTAGGTGTGCGCCTGGCCCCCTTCGGGCGGGTACAGCCCGAGGAAGCCCGTGCTGCGTTCGAAGAGCAGATCCACGGCCTGCTGCTGGGCAAACCGGATCTCTTGATCATCGAAACCATGACCGATCTATACGAGGTGCGCGAAGCAGTTCAGGCCGCCAAGGCGTTGACTGAGCTGCCCGTGCTGGCTTCGATGACCTTTACGCGGGATGACCGCACTTTGCTGGGCGACACGCCCAGCAAAGTGGCAATGAAGATGCACGAAGCTGGATCCGACATCATCGGCATCAACTGCTCCGGCGGCCCGGCGCAACTGCTTCGCATCCTCAAGCAGATGCAAGAGGCGGTGCCGGGCGCCAAATTCTCGGTGATGCCGAATGCTGGCTGGCCGGAGCAGGCTGCCGGGCGCATTCTGTACCCGGCCGGGCCGGAATACTTCGGCCAGTATGCCCAGGCCTTCGCCCGCGCCGGGGCCAGCATTGTGGGTGGCTGCTGTGGCAGCACGCCGGCGCACATCAAGGCCATGCGCGCCGCGCTGGATGACCCGCAATCAGTGGAACCGGTAGAGAACGGCCAGCTGCGCATCATCGAGCGTACCGAAAAGGTGACCGGCACGGACAAGGGTTCCGAGCTGGCTGAGAAGTTCGCCAGAGGGCGCTTTGTGGTGGCAGTGGAGATGGACCCGCCGCGCGGCCTCTCCACCAGCAAGCTGCGCCGCGGCGCAGAGCTGCTAGAGGACGCCGGGGCCGACGTCATCAACGTGGCCGACAGCCCGATGGCGCGCATGCGCATGAGCCCGTGGGCGGTGTGCGATGTGATCCAGCGCGAGGTGCAGATCGACACGACGCTGCACTTCCCCACCCGCGGCCGCAACCTGCTGCGTGTGCAGGGCGACCTGTTGGCAGCACATGTGCTCGGCATCCGCAATGTGTTCGTGGTGATGGGCGACCCGACCGCGATCGGCGATTATCCCGATGCAATGGACAATTACGACCTGGCCCCTACCGGCCTGATCAAACTCATCAAGCAAGGCTTTAACTCGGGCGTAGACCATGCGGGGGCAGAGATCGGCCAGCCGACCTCTTTCTTTGTGGGAGCGGCGCTCAACCTGGCGCCGCCTGACCCGGAACGCGAGATCAAGCTGCTCAAGCGCAAGCTGGCCAACGGCGCTGATTTCTTTTTGACCCAGCCAGTGTATGAGCCAGCCAAGGCGCGTGAATTCTTGCAACGCCTGGCCGATTCCGGCCAACCGTTGCAAAAGCCGGTGCTGGTGGGCGTGCTGCCGTTGTTCAGCGTGCGCCATAGCACCTTCCTCAACAATGAGGTACCGGGTATCTCGATCCCTGAGGAAATCCACTCCCGCATTGAGGGGGCCGGCAACAAGGAAAAGACCGCGGCCGAGGGTATCAAGATCGCCGCCGAGATCATCGAAGAAATAAGAAGTTGGGGACAAGGCGTCTACCTCATGCCGCCCTTCAGCCGTTACGACCTGGCGGCCGAGCTGATCGACAAGATAAGAGCTAGCGATCACTAG
- the metH gene encoding methionine synthase yields MGTSLQKMNLTAEHYGGEQYNGCPDYLNITYPEAPAAVHRSYLEVGVDVVETNTFRSNRLTLGEYGLGERTIEINMAAAQLARKLCDEFSTPEQPRFVAGSMGPSGKLPSADDPTLSDITYDELVELFREQAVGLIQGGVDVLLIETSQDILEVKAVINGIQKAFEDTGEVLPLQCQVTLDVTGRMLLGTDIAAALTILEGMPIDVIGLNCSTGPEHMRQPISFLGENTQLPVSAIPNAGLPLNVDGEAVYPLEPAPYAEAMFEFVHKHHVGVVGGCCGTTPEHLKQLIEKLNQHPAPPRADKTEARLSSSIQATTMIQEPPPLLIGERLNATGSRQFKRLLMNEDFDGILEMAREQIAGGAHTLDVSVALTERPDELYLMSKVVKKLAMGIEAPLVIDSTEPDVMEAALKIAPGRCLLNSTHLEAGRPKMDQVLRLAKEHNAAVLILTIDESGMAKTAERKFEVAKHIHDIAVDEFGFRPEDLVFDVLTFPLSTGQEEFNNSAVETINAIREIKEKLPGCFTSLGVSNVSFGLSKAARPVLNSMMLHFCVQAGLDMAIVHASKVKPYAEIPEEERVLMEDLIFNKRPDALQKVIEFYENRAPSEEEGAEDPTEGMTSEEKLHWSILHRHKEGVEDAIDEVIGRKAHESDHETAVNLLNNTLLPAMKEVGDKFGAGELILPFVLQSAEVMKKSVNHLENYLEKVEGVSKGKVVLATVYGDVHDIGKNLTKTILVNNGYEVYDLGKQVPAETIISKAQEVGATAIGLSALLVSTSKQMPLIVNELQRRGLKYPVLVGGAAINRRFGWRILYTEGGAPYQPGVFYCQDAFEGLETMDKLIDEPKRTALIDEVFGKAAKELERESKPRTTARVTGRSAVGPAAKIPTPPKWGVHVVNNMPLDLVFECLYKNELYRLSWGAKNKQGAEWEQISKEFDERLARMERHAKQTGWLKPQGVYGYWPAQAQGEDLLVYDPASIGSGKPAELTRFSFPRQPSGELLCLADYFAQVESGIMDVVALQVVTVGQQATDELEKLQATGDYTEAYFMHGLAVQTAEATAEFLHRHIKRELGLEPKQGKRYSWGYPAIPEVDDHTKVFELLPAGRELGMSLTEGFQLMPEQSTAAIILHHPEAKYYSVGESRVEQLMRERE; encoded by the coding sequence ATGGGCACCAGCCTGCAGAAGATGAACCTGACCGCCGAGCATTACGGCGGTGAGCAGTACAACGGCTGCCCTGACTATCTCAACATCACCTATCCCGAAGCGCCGGCAGCGGTGCACCGCTCCTACCTGGAGGTAGGCGTGGATGTGGTGGAGACCAACACCTTCCGCAGCAACCGCTTGACGCTGGGCGAATACGGGCTGGGCGAGCGCACGATCGAGATCAACATGGCGGCGGCGCAACTGGCGCGCAAGCTGTGCGATGAATTCAGCACGCCCGAGCAGCCGCGCTTTGTGGCCGGTTCAATGGGCCCCAGCGGCAAGCTGCCCAGCGCGGACGACCCGACCCTCTCCGACATCACCTATGACGAGCTGGTCGAGCTGTTCCGCGAACAGGCGGTGGGCCTGATCCAGGGCGGCGTGGACGTGCTATTGATCGAGACCTCGCAGGACATTCTGGAGGTTAAGGCCGTGATCAACGGCATCCAGAAAGCCTTCGAGGACACCGGCGAAGTGCTGCCGCTGCAGTGCCAGGTGACGCTGGACGTCACCGGGCGCATGCTACTGGGCACCGACATTGCCGCGGCGCTGACGATCCTGGAAGGCATGCCGATCGATGTGATCGGCCTGAACTGCTCCACCGGGCCGGAGCACATGCGCCAGCCGATCAGCTTCCTGGGCGAGAACACGCAGCTGCCGGTTTCGGCGATCCCCAACGCGGGCCTGCCGCTCAACGTGGACGGCGAGGCGGTCTATCCGCTGGAACCGGCTCCGTATGCGGAAGCGATGTTCGAGTTCGTGCACAAGCATCATGTGGGCGTTGTGGGCGGCTGTTGTGGCACCACGCCAGAGCACCTTAAGCAGCTGATCGAAAAGCTGAACCAGCACCCTGCCCCCCCGCGCGCCGACAAGACCGAGGCGCGTTTGTCGTCCTCGATCCAGGCCACCACCATGATCCAGGAGCCGCCGCCATTGCTGATCGGCGAACGGTTGAATGCCACCGGCAGCCGCCAGTTCAAGCGCCTGCTGATGAACGAGGATTTTGACGGCATTCTGGAAATGGCGCGCGAGCAGATCGCCGGCGGCGCACACACGCTGGACGTCAGCGTGGCGCTGACCGAGCGGCCGGACGAGCTGTATCTGATGAGCAAAGTGGTCAAGAAGCTGGCGATGGGCATCGAAGCCCCGCTGGTGATCGACTCCACCGAACCGGACGTCATGGAAGCCGCCCTCAAGATCGCGCCGGGGCGTTGCTTGCTGAACTCCACGCATTTGGAAGCCGGCCGCCCCAAGATGGACCAGGTGCTGCGCCTCGCCAAGGAGCACAACGCCGCGGTACTGATCCTGACGATTGACGAGAGCGGCATGGCCAAGACGGCCGAGCGCAAGTTTGAGGTGGCCAAGCACATCCATGACATTGCGGTGGATGAGTTCGGTTTCCGCCCCGAGGACCTGGTGTTTGATGTGCTCACCTTCCCGTTGAGCACCGGCCAGGAGGAATTCAACAACAGCGCGGTGGAGACGATCAACGCCATTCGCGAGATCAAAGAGAAGCTGCCGGGCTGCTTCACCTCGCTGGGCGTGAGCAACGTCAGCTTTGGCCTCAGTAAAGCGGCTCGCCCGGTGCTGAACAGCATGATGCTGCACTTCTGCGTGCAGGCCGGGCTGGACATGGCGATCGTACATGCCAGCAAGGTCAAGCCGTACGCCGAGATCCCCGAAGAAGAGCGCGTGCTGATGGAAGACCTCATCTTCAACAAGCGCCCCGACGCGCTGCAGAAGGTGATCGAGTTCTACGAGAACCGCGCCCCCAGCGAAGAGGAAGGCGCCGAGGATCCCACCGAGGGCATGACCTCGGAGGAGAAGCTGCACTGGAGCATCCTGCACCGCCACAAAGAAGGCGTGGAAGACGCCATTGACGAAGTGATCGGGCGCAAGGCGCATGAAAGCGACCACGAGACCGCGGTCAATTTGCTCAACAACACCTTGCTGCCGGCGATGAAAGAAGTCGGCGACAAGTTTGGCGCGGGCGAACTGATCCTGCCGTTCGTGCTGCAATCCGCTGAAGTGATGAAGAAATCGGTCAACCATCTGGAGAATTATCTGGAGAAGGTGGAGGGCGTCAGCAAGGGCAAGGTGGTGCTGGCGACCGTGTACGGTGACGTGCACGACATCGGCAAGAACCTCACCAAGACGATCCTGGTCAACAACGGGTACGAAGTGTATGACCTCGGCAAGCAAGTGCCCGCCGAAACGATCATCAGCAAGGCGCAGGAAGTAGGCGCCACGGCCATCGGCTTGAGCGCGTTGCTGGTGAGCACCAGCAAGCAAATGCCGCTGATCGTCAATGAGCTGCAACGGCGCGGGTTGAAGTACCCCGTGCTGGTGGGCGGAGCGGCGATCAACCGCCGCTTCGGCTGGCGCATCCTTTATACCGAAGGCGGCGCGCCCTACCAGCCGGGCGTGTTCTACTGCCAGGACGCTTTTGAGGGCCTGGAGACGATGGACAAGCTGATCGACGAACCCAAGCGGACGGCGCTGATCGACGAAGTGTTCGGCAAGGCGGCCAAAGAACTGGAGCGCGAGAGCAAGCCGCGCACCACGGCGCGGGTGACCGGCCGCTCGGCTGTAGGCCCGGCGGCCAAGATTCCCACGCCGCCCAAATGGGGCGTGCACGTAGTGAACAATATGCCGCTGGACCTGGTGTTCGAGTGCTTGTACAAGAACGAGCTGTACCGGCTCTCGTGGGGCGCCAAGAACAAACAGGGCGCCGAGTGGGAACAGATCTCCAAGGAATTTGACGAGCGCCTGGCGCGCATGGAGCGCCACGCCAAGCAGACCGGCTGGCTGAAGCCGCAAGGCGTCTACGGCTACTGGCCGGCCCAGGCGCAGGGCGAAGACCTGCTGGTGTACGACCCCGCCAGCATCGGCTCCGGCAAGCCTGCCGAACTGACCCGTTTCAGCTTCCCGCGCCAGCCCAGCGGTGAGCTGCTGTGCCTGGCCGACTATTTTGCTCAGGTCGAGAGCGGCATCATGGACGTGGTGGCCCTGCAAGTGGTGACAGTGGGCCAGCAGGCCACCGACGAGCTGGAGAAGCTGCAAGCCACCGGAGACTACACCGAGGCGTATTTCATGCACGGCCTGGCGGTGCAAACCGCCGAGGCCACGGCAGAATTTTTGCACCGGCACATCAAGCGCGAACTTGGGCTCGAGCCCAAGCAAGGCAAGCGCTATTCGTGGGGTTATCCGGCCATCCCGGAAGTGGATGACCACACCAAGGTGTTCGAACTGCTGCCCGCCGGGCGTGAGCTGGGTATGAGCCTGACGGAGGGCTTCCAGCTGATGCCGGAACAGTCCACCGCGGCGATCATTCTGCACCACCCTGAGGCCAAGTATTACAGCGTGGGCGAGAGCCGGGTGGAGCAACTGATGCGGGAACGGGAATAG
- a CDS encoding DUF1761 domain-containing protein has protein sequence MDINYLAVVLAALAAFFLGFIWYTFIFSKPWQALIGMGSKGKGKASTQQTPDLGRLLITSFVLELVMAFTLASLLGRGAGMAAGLRYGLMIGLGWVATALAVNYMYEGRPLKLWLINAGYNVVVFAVMGLIIGAM, from the coding sequence ATGGACATTAATTATCTTGCAGTCGTTTTGGCCGCCCTGGCCGCTTTCTTCCTCGGCTTCATTTGGTACACCTTCATCTTCTCCAAGCCCTGGCAAGCCCTGATCGGCATGGGCTCCAAGGGCAAAGGCAAAGCCAGCACCCAGCAAACACCTGATCTCGGCCGCCTGCTCATCACTTCCTTCGTGCTGGAGCTCGTTATGGCTTTCACCCTCGCCAGCCTGCTTGGCCGCGGCGCCGGCATGGCGGCTGGCCTGCGTTATGGCTTGATGATCGGTCTCGGTTGGGTCGCCACCGCCCTTGCCGTCAACTACATGTACGAGGGTCGGCCGCTCAAGCTGTGGCTCATCAACGCTGGCTACAACGTGGTCGTCTTTGCCGTCATGGGTCTCATCATCGGCGCAATGTAA